The DNA segment AGCCTTGCGTTAGTTTTAACAACGTTAATACTTTTGATTGGTTCAGACAAAGAATTTACAAGATGGAACAAAAACCGGCCAACAAACTTGCGGCTTTGGAGAAAGCTTTGGAATTTCCTCAAAATGGTACGGATGCAAAAATACCCATCGGGATTTTTTTCCAGGAAGAAAGAGAAGTTTTTCAACCGGAGACGGTTGAATTTAAGCCCGAAATAGAGAGACTTTCAGCCGAATTTTTATGAAAAAAGGCTCGGTTGTCATTTTTGCGATTGTTATTTTTTTCTTAAGCTTTTTTTTGGCCCTTTTTAAGGGACCGTTAGTTGAAAGATTATTGTTGCGTCCCCCTCTTTCTGAATTAGAAAAACCCGAACTGGTCGAGGCGATCAAAAAACAATCCGGAGATTGGGAAGCCGGTTTTCCGCAACCGATCTTTCTTAACGCTCCGGTTTCTTATCCTTTAGCCCAAATCGTTGAAACTCAAGTTTTAGGGCAAGCCAGGGCTTCGGGAGAAAAATGGATTGAAATTGACCTTTCTGACCAAAAATTATCCGCCCACGAAGGGGACCAAATCGTTTACAGTTTTTTTGTTTCGACCGGCAAATGGGCGCCAACACCGACGGGCGATTTTCGTATTTGGATTAAGCTTCGTTATTCCACCATGAGCGGCGGTAATAAAGCCGACGGGACCTATTATTATCTACCGAATGTCCCTTACGTCATGTTTTTTCATAATGGTTTCGGACTGCACGGTACTTATTGGCACAACAACTTCGGTTCACCCATGAGCCACGGCTGTGTTAATTTATCGACGATTGATGCCGAAAAACTCTTTTGGTGGGCCGAGCCGACCATGCCTTCGGGAAAAAATATGGCCTATCCGACCAAAGACAATCCGGGAACCAGAGTGGTCATCCACGAGTAAACTTATACCTCTTGACTTTTAGCACTTCTTTTGTTAGACTGCTAATTGTTTCCAACAAAAGGAAAAACAAAGAAAATGACAATTTTACTTGATTCTAAAAATCCAGCCTCCGGCGGTCAAACGGATTTTTTAAAAAGAGAAGCGATTGTGCCTGTCGCTCCCCTAAGAGACGGCGTTATCTTCCCCGGAACCGAAATGGTTTTAACTTTTGGCCGACCTAAATCTTTGGCGGCGATTGAGACCGCTTTTTCCCACGAAAAACTGGTGGTTTTAGTCATGCAAAAAGGCGCCAACGTCAGCGAACCGGTTCCCGATGATCTTTATAAAATCGGAACTTTGGCATCGGTCGAGCGCATGCTTAAAACAGACGGAGAGATTAATGCCTTAATCAAAGGGATCGTCAGAGTCGAAATCGTGGAGTATCCCCAAACCGAACCTTTCCTTTTAGGAAAAGTCAAAACGCTTTTTGACGAGATTGAAATCGGTGATGAGATTACCGCTTTATCCAATCATTTATCAGCCGAACTTAAAAAAGCCGTTAATTTAGGCAAACAGGTTGATTTTCTGGTTTTTATGAATATTATGTCCGGTTTGGAACCGGCGGAATTAGCCAATCAAATCGCCGGTGTTTTGGAAATTAAACCCGCCGAAAAACAAACCTTACTTGAGATCAAAAACGTTAAAGAGAAATTAGCCATAATTGCCGATTATCTGGCTCATGAGGTTAAGATTTTAGAGATTGAGAAAAAAATAAGTAATAAGACCCAGGAAAAATTCGACAAATCAATAAGAGAAACCGTTTTACGGGAAAGATTAAAGACCATCGAAAAAGAATTGGGAGAAGAAGGAGAGAATAAAGAGATGAGGGAATTGAACGAAAAAATTAAAAAGGCGGGGATGCCAAAAGAAGTGCAGGAAAAAGCCGAAAAAGAACTTTCCCGTTTAGTCCAGATGGCTCCTTTTAACCCCGAAACTTCATATATCAGAGCTTATCTTGATTGGTTGGTCGAGTTGCCTTGGGTGACAGCTTCATCCAATAATGTTGATATTAAAATGGCGCAAAAAATCCTGGACGAGGACCATTTCGGTTTAAACAAAATCAAGGAAAGAATTATTGAATACCTGGCGGTCATGAAGCTTAAGAAAAACAACCAATTAACAGCGGCGAAAACGAAAGCCGTTTCGCCGACGATTCTTTGTTTTGCCGGGCCTCCGGGGGTGGGTAAAACCTCGATCGGTAAATCAATTGCCCGGGCTTTAAATCGCAAATTTGTCAAAATCTCCCTGGGAGGGATTAGGGATGAAGCCGAAATCAGAGGGCATCGTCGTACTTATGTCGGAGCGCTTCCGGGTCGCATTATCCAAGGGATCAAACAAGCCGGAACACATAATCCCGTTTTTATGCTTGATGAAATTGATAAAGTCGGAGCCGATTTTCGGGGTGACCCCTCTGCCGCGCTTTTAGAGGCTTTAGATCCGGAACAAAATCACGCCTTTTCCGATCATTATCTTGAAGTCCCCTTTGATTTATCCGACGTGTTCTTTATTACAACCTGTAACGTTTTGGATACGATCCCGCCGGCTCTCAAAGACCGTCTGGAGGTTATTCATTTCCCCGGTTATACCGAAGATGAAAAATTCCATATCGGCCGCGACTTTTTAGTGAAAAAACAAATCGAAGCCCACGCTTTAAAATCAAGTCAGGTGGAAATGAATGACACGACTCTCAAAACCATTATCCAGAGTTATACCCGCGAAGCCGGTGTTCGGAATTTGGAAAGAGAAATCGCCGCTATTTTCCGCAAGGTGGCTAAAAGGGTGGCCGAAGGGTATAAAAAG comes from the Patescibacteria group bacterium genome and includes:
- a CDS encoding L,D-transpeptidase; translated protein: MKKGSVVIFAIVIFFLSFFLALFKGPLVERLLLRPPLSELEKPELVEAIKKQSGDWEAGFPQPIFLNAPVSYPLAQIVETQVLGQARASGEKWIEIDLSDQKLSAHEGDQIVYSFFVSTGKWAPTPTGDFRIWIKLRYSTMSGGNKADGTYYYLPNVPYVMFFHNGFGLHGTYWHNNFGSPMSHGCVNLSTIDAEKLFWWAEPTMPSGKNMAYPTKDNPGTRVVIHE
- the lon gene encoding endopeptidase La, translating into MTILLDSKNPASGGQTDFLKREAIVPVAPLRDGVIFPGTEMVLTFGRPKSLAAIETAFSHEKLVVLVMQKGANVSEPVPDDLYKIGTLASVERMLKTDGEINALIKGIVRVEIVEYPQTEPFLLGKVKTLFDEIEIGDEITALSNHLSAELKKAVNLGKQVDFLVFMNIMSGLEPAELANQIAGVLEIKPAEKQTLLEIKNVKEKLAIIADYLAHEVKILEIEKKISNKTQEKFDKSIRETVLRERLKTIEKELGEEGENKEMRELNEKIKKAGMPKEVQEKAEKELSRLVQMAPFNPETSYIRAYLDWLVELPWVTASSNNVDIKMAQKILDEDHFGLNKIKERIIEYLAVMKLKKNNQLTAAKTKAVSPTILCFAGPPGVGKTSIGKSIARALNRKFVKISLGGIRDEAEIRGHRRTYVGALPGRIIQGIKQAGTHNPVFMLDEIDKVGADFRGDPSAALLEALDPEQNHAFSDHYLEVPFDLSDVFFITTCNVLDTIPPALKDRLEVIHFPGYTEDEKFHIGRDFLVKKQIEAHALKSSQVEMNDTTLKTIIQSYTREAGVRNLEREIAAIFRKVAKRVAEGYKKKIKVSAKNLAKFLGPAKFTAYLAEKKDEIGMSTGLAWTEAGGDILFIEVALMPGKGNLTLTGQLGDVMKESCQAALSYIRSRAEKLGLPERFYQKIDVHVHVPEGAVPKDGPSAGIAIATALTSALTKIPVKKEVGMTGEITLRGRVLEIGGIKEKIIAAHRAGLKIIIMPENNKKDLEDIPKNVLRDLKFFFVTHMDEVLKIALKKNL